CCCTCGGAGTTTCGGTGCCGCTCTTGAACTGGGTCACGGGCTTTGCTGCGAACGACATCACCGTGGTTGGCAACGAAGGTACCGTGGTGCATTGGGACGGCGCGACCTGGTCGGCACAGACCACGCCCACCGGCGAACCGCTGTGGGGTGTGTGGGGCGCGGCGCCGACGGATCTGTGGGCCGTGGGCGGCTCGGGGCGCGCGACCGGCGTCGCCACCCTGCTGCACTTCGATGGCACGAGCTGGGAGTCCGTCGCGTTGCCACCGTTGCAAAAGGCCGGGGTGAACGCGCTGTTCAAGGTGTGGGGCACGAGCGCTTCGAACGTCTGGGCCGTGGGCCAGAAGGGCGCCGTGATCCACTACGACGGCTCCGCCTGGAGCGAGCAGCTGGTCGGCGCCAGCGACGATCTGATCGCGCTATGGGGCACCGGACCGGATTTCGTGGTGGCCGTGGGTGGCCGCTCCATCGGCATCGCCAGCGTGTGGAACGGCAGCGAGTGGAAGACCGAGTCTTTGGCTCCCGTCCCCGGATTGAACGGCGTCTGGATGCGCACCCAGGATGCCGTGCACGTGGTGGGCGCAGCCGGTACACTAGGAGTGCTCCGGCCCAAGGACTTCTCGTTCAAGGATGAGTCCCGCGACACGGAGCTCGACATCCACGGCGTGTTCGGAACTGCCGCAGGAAGCCTCTTCGCCGTAGGGGGGAACTTTCTCGGCCCGGTGCCACCTTACGAAGGCATCGCCCTGACGAGGAAGCTGCTTGACGATGAATAGACGGAGCTGGGTCGTGCTTGCCCTGCTGCTCGCGGGCTGCGGCGACGGTGAACCCAGCCAGGCGCCCGACCCCGGGATTGCCCCAGGCATCTTCGGTGCCCTGGGCGAGGTGCGTCCATCTGCCACGCCAGAGCAACAGGCCACCTTCGAGCGTGGGCGCGCGGTGCAGCTCCGGCGCTTCACCCCCGCTACCGGACTCGGCCCTCAGTTCAACGTCACCTTCTGCGGCGCCTGTCACGAGCGTCCGGTGCCGGGCGGCAGCAGCGCGCGGTATCGGAACTTCCTGCTCGTCGGGCAGAAGCTTTCCGACGGCTCGTTCACACCTACGGGGGTGAACGGCATCCAAGATCAGTACACGCTGGCCGAAGCGGGCCGCGTCCCGGACGCCGAGAACACCAACAACCGCGCCCTGCGCAACGCGATTCCGTTCTTTGGTGTCGGGCTCATCGCGGAGATCCCGGAAGCGTCCATCTTGAAGTACGCCGACCCGGACGACGCGAACCACGACGGCATCAGTGGTCGCCCCAACTACGACCGAGGCTTCGTGGGCCGCTTTGGGCGCAAGTCGCAGACCGTGAGCATCGAGGGCTTCATCCGCGGGCCCCTGTTCAACCACGCCGGCATCACCACGGACCCGCTGCCCGACTCCATGAAAGCGGAGCTGCCGGTGCCCAGCGTCGCGCCCCCCGAGTCCGATGCGTTGTCTGTCAGTGGAGATCTCGGCACCGTACGGCAGCGGCAAGCCGCGGCGCCGGCGGAGCCCACGGTGGACGACGACCCGGTGCAGGATCCCGAGCTGTCCGCCGACGACCTCTTCGATCTGGTGTCCTTCGCCATGTTGCTTGCGGCACCTCGACCGGACGAGCCCACCGCGGAGAGCGAAGCCGGCAGGGATCTGTTCGCGGAAAGCGGCTGCACCGGCTGTCACGTTCCGGCGCTGCGCTCCCCCCGCGGCATGATCCCGCTGTACTCCGATCTCTTGCTCCACGACATGGGGCCCGAGCGCGGGGACGGCGTGCGTATGGGGGAAGCCTCGGGCTCGGAGTTTCGCACTCAACCGCTGTGGGGCGTGGGCGCCGTCGCCCCGTACTTGCACGACGGCGTGGCCGACACGCTGGACGAGGCCATTCGTCTGCACGCCGGCGAGGCCCAGGCCGCCCGTGATGCCTACGTCGCCCTCGCACAGGAAGATCAGCAGCTGATCGTGACGTTCCTGGAGTCCCTCGGTGGCTCCGCGCAGACCTCCGCCGGCCTGCTTCCGCCCGACGCTCCGATGTTGCCGGTGGGCGACTACGGCGGACCCGATCGCGAGCTGTCCGCGCCCGAGAAGGACCAGTTCCTCCGCGGCCGGGCCGTGTTCGATCGCGACATCACTCGCGGCGCCGGCCTCGGCACCGCGTTCAACGGTGACTCCTGCCGCGCCTGTCACTTCGATCCCGTGATCGGCGGCTCCGGACCGAGCGACGTCGACGTCACGCGCCAAGGCATCATCGAGAGCGGCGTGTTCACGGCGCCCAGCGGGGGCACCATGGCGCACCACCAGAGCCTCGACCCACTGCGGCCGGACGTGGATCCCAAGACCAACTTCTTCGAGCTGCGCCAGACGCCGCCCATCTTCGGCTTCGGCCTCATCGATCAGATCCCCGACTCCGCCATCTTGGCCCACGCCGATCCGACCGACGCGGACCAGGACGGGATCCGCGGCGTGGCGCACGAGCTGAGCGACGGACGCCTCGGTCGCCTCGGATGGAAGGCCAACGTGCCGTCCGTGGCGGAGTTCGCTCGCGATGGCTTGAGCAACGAGGTGGGCGTCACCCTCGCGGATCAACCCGGGCTCAGCTTCGGCTTCGCGACGGACGCCGATGCGGTGGCCGACCCCGAAATGGGCGCCAGCGACATCGACGACCTGATCTTCTACATGCAGCACCTCGCTCCGCCTCCCCGCACCCACACAAATGCCGCTCTGGAGGCCGCCGGAGAGCAGGTGTTCCAGTCCGTGGGTTGCGCCAAGTGCCACGTGCCCGAGCTGTCGACCGAGAGCGGAACGCCCGTGCCGCTGTACAGCGACCTCTTGCTCCACGACGTGCTCCCCGCGGGCGCCAACGGCATCGTGGAAGGCATGGCGGGCATGCGCGCCTTTCGCACCTCACCCCTTTGGGGCTTGGCGAAGAGCGCGCCCTACATGCACGACGGCCGCGCGTTCACCGTGCAAGACGCCATCCTGGCGCACGACGGCGAGGCCGCGAAGGTACGGCAAGCTTTCGAGGCGCTGCCGCCAGCGGATCGCGACGCACTCATCGCGTTCTTGAAATCACTGTGAAGGCGCTGCCTATCGCCTTCGCGCTGCTCGCCTTCGCTTGCAGCAGTGATCCGGAGTGCGATGGCACCGAGGTGACGATCACCCGCGGTAAGAGCACCTTGCTGAGGGTGTGCGCCGAAGTGCGCGATACCGAAGCTGGTCGCGCTCGAGGCCTCTCGGGACACGCGCCCCTGGCAAAGGACGAAGGCATGCTGCTCGACTTTCCCGTGGAGGGTGAGGTGTGCATCGTGAACACGGACGTGAGCTTCGACATCGACGTGGTGTATGCGACGGACGCTGGTGACGTGACGGCGATCGAAACCTTCGCCGCTGGGGACGCCGCCCCGCGCTGCCACCCGGCCACGCGCCGTGTGCTCGAAGTCTCGCGCGGCGTCGCCGCGACGGTGCAAACCGGCGACCAGCTGGTCCGGTAACCGCGGGCGTTTCCGCGGCGTACCAACATCATGCGCTCGATAGTCTTGGCCCTGCTCGTTTCTCTCCCGCTCGCTGCGTGTCACGGCTCCGTGAGCGACAGCGCCCCGCGGCACTCCGCTACGGCTCCGGTCGTGGGCACGGATCCGGGGCATTTGGGCGCGGGCACGCCGCTCACGCCGCGCACGGGGGACGAGCTCGCGGCCTTTGCGGGCGGCTGCTTCTGGGGCGTGGAGGACGTGTTCCGCCACGTGCCCGGCGTGGTGGCCACGGCCGTCGGCTACACCGGCGGCGACAAGCCCTACCCGACGTACTCGGAAGTGTCGTCCCACACCACGGGCCACGCGGAGACGGTGCTGGTGGAGTTCGACCCCAAGCGCGTGAGCTACGACACGCTGCTCAACGTGTTCTTCGAGAATCACGATCCCACGCAGCTCAACCGGCAGGGGCCTGACGTGGGCACCAACTACCGGAGCGAGATCTTCACCTTCAGCCCCGCACAAGCGAAGGCCGCACAGCGCGCCAAGACCCGCGCTCAGAAGAAGCACGACGAGCCGGTGGTCACGCAAATCGCGCCTGTCGGGCGCTTCTGGAAGGCGGAGAACTACCACCAGCAGTACGACGAGCGCACCGGCACGCATTCCTGTCCGCTCCCCGGTGGCGTACCCAAAGGCGCCATCTAGCTAGCTAGAGCGCATCTCACAACCTGCTCACGAGCGCTTTCGGGCGTGCGGCACCATCTGCAGCGTTGCCGCTCGTTGAAAATACTCCGAGTATTCCGTCCTCGCGCCGCCTCGCAGCTGGCACCGCACGCCTCGAAATCACAACCCTCGAGGTTGCGAGATGCGCTTTAGATTGGTTAGCGCTTCTTGTTGGTGCGGCGCGATACCCGTCGCGTTTCGCCTCGGAGTTGCGTTGCGACAATGGCAGCTGTACGAGGACGCATGGCGAAGCGCGTCGCGGTCCTCGTTCTTCTCGTCTCCGTCGCGGGCTGCGGCGGCGCTGCCGGAAATTCTCCGCCGCCGGCGAAGGCCGCCACGGAAGCCAAGGAGGCGCCGGCAGAAAAGCCCGCGGAATCGTCCGCCAAAGCGGACTTCATGGCGCAGTGCGAGCACGCTCCGGAGCAGCACGACTTCTGCGCTTGCAGCTTCGAGGTGGCGTCCAAGGTGCTGTCGCCGGAAGAGCTCGAGAGCCGCCGGCTGCCCCGGGAGCGCGAGCGTGAGCTGAAGGCCGGGGTGATCCGCGAGTGCGCCGGCAAGTTCCCCGAGCCCGTGATCAAGAAGGGTTTCATGGTCGGCTGCGCGTCGCAGGGCACCGGCCTCAACGGCTTTTGCGCCTGCACCTGGGAGACCTTGCGCAAGAGCGCGGAGCCGGGCGAGATCGCGACCATGGACGCGGGGCAGGACTCCCGCGCGCTCGGCGCGGCCAAGACGTGCATGGCGAAGATGCCGAACCAGGAGCTGCTC
This portion of the Polyangiaceae bacterium genome encodes:
- a CDS encoding c-type cytochrome, which codes for MNRRSWVVLALLLAGCGDGEPSQAPDPGIAPGIFGALGEVRPSATPEQQATFERGRAVQLRRFTPATGLGPQFNVTFCGACHERPVPGGSSARYRNFLLVGQKLSDGSFTPTGVNGIQDQYTLAEAGRVPDAENTNNRALRNAIPFFGVGLIAEIPEASILKYADPDDANHDGISGRPNYDRGFVGRFGRKSQTVSIEGFIRGPLFNHAGITTDPLPDSMKAELPVPSVAPPESDALSVSGDLGTVRQRQAAAPAEPTVDDDPVQDPELSADDLFDLVSFAMLLAAPRPDEPTAESEAGRDLFAESGCTGCHVPALRSPRGMIPLYSDLLLHDMGPERGDGVRMGEASGSEFRTQPLWGVGAVAPYLHDGVADTLDEAIRLHAGEAQAARDAYVALAQEDQQLIVTFLESLGGSAQTSAGLLPPDAPMLPVGDYGGPDRELSAPEKDQFLRGRAVFDRDITRGAGLGTAFNGDSCRACHFDPVIGGSGPSDVDVTRQGIIESGVFTAPSGGTMAHHQSLDPLRPDVDPKTNFFELRQTPPIFGFGLIDQIPDSAILAHADPTDADQDGIRGVAHELSDGRLGRLGWKANVPSVAEFARDGLSNEVGVTLADQPGLSFGFATDADAVADPEMGASDIDDLIFYMQHLAPPPRTHTNAALEAAGEQVFQSVGCAKCHVPELSTESGTPVPLYSDLLLHDVLPAGANGIVEGMAGMRAFRTSPLWGLAKSAPYMHDGRAFTVQDAILAHDGEAAKVRQAFEALPPADRDALIAFLKSL
- a CDS encoding DUF192 domain-containing protein, giving the protein MKALPIAFALLAFACSSDPECDGTEVTITRGKSTLLRVCAEVRDTEAGRARGLSGHAPLAKDEGMLLDFPVEGEVCIVNTDVSFDIDVVYATDAGDVTAIETFAAGDAAPRCHPATRRVLEVSRGVAATVQTGDQLVR
- the msrA gene encoding peptide-methionine (S)-S-oxide reductase MsrA — encoded protein: MRSIVLALLVSLPLAACHGSVSDSAPRHSATAPVVGTDPGHLGAGTPLTPRTGDELAAFAGGCFWGVEDVFRHVPGVVATAVGYTGGDKPYPTYSEVSSHTTGHAETVLVEFDPKRVSYDTLLNVFFENHDPTQLNRQGPDVGTNYRSEIFTFSPAQAKAAQRAKTRAQKKHDEPVVTQIAPVGRFWKAENYHQQYDERTGTHSCPLPGGVPKGAI